A single window of Prosthecochloris marina DNA harbors:
- a CDS encoding OmpA family protein — protein MRQLSFLFLILIVSLFMATPVTAAEKNDRLDIASGAVLISATTEYNQKWAGMMLLDGTTEMGWCSTRKLPYPNTFIIELPNSVAIKSFYIDNTNAQESGYPGISARRFKLYVSNQSANDGFELVYEGEASMGERKGFTMERMVPGQWLKLEVLSNWGNPDYTEIMELEAYGEPVNAVTASKPVGGVYETNYGIMWLRQKGVEVEGCYDWDDGRLAGTTDGRVIRFQWVESGPQTGTAIMVLTSDRSFLNGLWYENSRYQGLWHGKRVTDGRQPKCLQAFVSGMKKDAIGRSLDEVGRAIIYGIYFDYDTATIKPDSEETLNRVLRAIKARPEVKLIVEGHTDSRGSDTYNRALSEKRAQAVVNWLVAHGIAEKQLSAKGFGESVPVADNAKPDGRALNRRVEIALEE, from the coding sequence ATGAGGCAACTTTCCTTCCTCTTCCTTATTCTTATTGTTTCATTATTTATGGCTACACCCGTGACTGCCGCGGAAAAAAACGATCGGCTCGATATCGCCAGCGGTGCCGTCCTGATTTCTGCGACGACGGAATACAACCAGAAATGGGCCGGAATGATGCTTCTGGACGGCACAACTGAAATGGGGTGGTGCAGTACGAGAAAGCTGCCTTACCCGAATACGTTTATCATCGAGTTGCCGAACAGTGTTGCCATCAAGTCGTTTTATATAGACAACACCAACGCTCAGGAAAGCGGATATCCCGGTATTTCAGCAAGGCGTTTCAAGCTGTATGTGTCGAACCAGTCTGCGAACGATGGCTTCGAACTGGTCTATGAGGGAGAGGCTTCAATGGGAGAAAGAAAAGGGTTTACCATGGAGCGCATGGTTCCCGGTCAATGGTTGAAACTCGAAGTATTATCGAACTGGGGAAATCCCGATTATACGGAAATCATGGAACTGGAAGCCTATGGTGAACCGGTAAATGCAGTGACTGCTTCCAAGCCGGTCGGGGGGGTGTATGAGACCAACTACGGTATCATGTGGCTGCGGCAGAAAGGCGTAGAGGTCGAAGGGTGTTACGACTGGGATGACGGACGGCTTGCGGGGACTACGGACGGTCGTGTTATTCGTTTTCAATGGGTGGAAAGCGGTCCACAAACCGGAACCGCCATTATGGTGCTGACGTCGGACAGAAGTTTTTTAAACGGGTTGTGGTACGAGAACAGCCGTTATCAGGGACTTTGGCATGGAAAGCGGGTAACGGACGGCCGACAACCCAAATGCCTGCAGGCATTCGTTTCAGGCATGAAAAAGGATGCGATCGGACGTTCTCTTGACGAGGTTGGCCGTGCAATCATCTACGGTATTTACTTCGATTATGACACAGCTACGATCAAACCTGATTCCGAGGAGACCTTGAATCGGGTTCTCAGGGCCATCAAGGCTCGGCCGGAGGTAAAATTGATCGTCGAGGGGCACACCGATTCCCGGGGAAGCGATACATACAATCGTGCTTTATCCGAAAAACGAGCTCAAGCCGTAGTGAACTGGCTGGTTGCCCACGGTATTGCCGAGAAGCAGTTATCGGCAAAAGGGTTTGGTGAATCCGTGCCGGTTGCCGACAACGCCAAACCTGACGGCAGAGCGTTGAACCGGCGCGTTGAAATCGCTTTGGAAGAGTAG
- a CDS encoding radical SAM/SPASM domain-containing protein, with protein MDERNTIKGWDFDEGVIARAVGDKIMLNPSLDLTNACNLNCPYCYKEEKESKGKSRRANELSIEETCKVIKEFKKLGAETVNIVGAGEPTMDPYFKDVINCIYENEMTSMLFTNGIAFESHDELIDFCYMRDVSVVLKYNSQSELIQDLVCGRKGYSKKRDKALLNLMDAGFNEILPTRLGLNTMVFKGNIEEIPALHKWCRDSNMYPMAGEYIPSGRTAGGDFIGYESLTDFGREEGMEISSLLMPISTRERSLLLNTIYEIDKSLEIERSEGFAYYGGGACTQTLGVYVDIQGDIWPCVAKMWKKGSQWIKAPFGNIREGGNISDIWDSNRFLSEVRDNFDGCCIYKKNLL; from the coding sequence ATGGATGAAAGAAACACGATCAAGGGCTGGGATTTTGATGAGGGGGTGATAGCGAGAGCTGTGGGAGATAAAATAATGCTTAATCCTTCTCTGGATCTAACCAATGCATGTAATCTTAATTGCCCCTATTGCTATAAAGAAGAAAAGGAGTCCAAGGGTAAAAGCAGGAGAGCTAACGAGCTTTCAATAGAAGAAACATGCAAGGTTATTAAAGAATTTAAAAAGTTGGGAGCGGAAACTGTCAATATTGTTGGGGCCGGAGAGCCAACAATGGATCCGTATTTTAAGGATGTCATTAATTGTATATATGAAAATGAAATGACCTCGATGTTGTTTACCAATGGTATTGCTTTTGAGTCTCATGATGAATTGATCGACTTTTGTTATATGAGGGATGTTAGTGTTGTCTTGAAATATAATTCGCAGTCCGAGTTGATTCAGGATTTGGTGTGTGGCAGGAAAGGATACTCTAAAAAAAGGGACAAGGCACTGCTAAACCTTATGGATGCAGGCTTTAATGAGATCTTGCCAACAAGGCTCGGGCTAAACACTATGGTTTTCAAAGGAAATATTGAAGAGATACCGGCATTGCATAAGTGGTGTCGCGATAGCAATATGTATCCAATGGCCGGTGAATATATTCCATCCGGGAGAACAGCTGGGGGAGATTTTATCGGTTATGAATCGCTTACGGATTTCGGCCGTGAAGAGGGTATGGAGATTTCGTCTTTACTGATGCCTATATCTACTCGAGAGCGAAGTTTACTGTTGAATACAATATATGAAATTGATAAATCGTTGGAGATCGAGCGTTCAGAGGGGTTTGCTTATTATGGCGGTGGAGCCTGTACACAGACATTAGGTGTTTATGTGGATATACAGGGAGATATATGGCCATGTGTGGCAAAAATGTGGAAAAAAGGTTCTCAATGGATCAAGGCTCCTTTCGGGAATATACGGGAGGGAGGCAATATATCGGATATATGGGATTCGAACCGGTTTTTGAGTGAAGTTCGAGATAATTTTGACGGCTGCTGTATTTATAAAAAGAATCTACTATGA